A DNA window from Rhineura floridana isolate rRhiFlo1 chromosome 11, rRhiFlo1.hap2, whole genome shotgun sequence contains the following coding sequences:
- the LOC133367769 gene encoding olfactory receptor 14A16-like produces MDNQSSICGFLLFEFSEIRELQILHFLLFLILYLAIVSGNLLIISAVAFDHHLHTPMYFFLMNLAIQDLGSVSTIIPKSMANSFNNTRNISYSGCVAQVFSFVFFVGSDFFLLTIMAYDRYVAICNPLQYEMVMNRQACTQMVAGVWITGLFYGAMHTGGTFAVPFCSNMVNQFYCEIPQLLKLSCSDSYLTEVAILAISAAIELGCFVFIIVTYVLIFTAVLRIPSVQGRQKAFSTCLPHLIVFSIFIFTGWFAYLRPPSSTPSDLDLALTVIYTFVPPMLNPIIYSMRNKEIKVALAKLLAAVSSFQV; encoded by the coding sequence ATGGATAATCAATCCTCCATTTGTGGATTTCTGCTCTTTGAATTCTCAGAAATTCGGGAACTGCAGATTCTACACTTTCTTCTGTTCCTCATATTATACCTAGCAATTGTATCAGGGAATCTTCTCATCATCTCTGCTGTCGCTTTTGATCACCACCTACACACACCTATGTACTTCTTCCTGATGAACTTGGCCATCCAGGACCTTGGTTCTGTTTCTACCATTATACCCAAATCCATGGCCAATTCTTTCAACAATACCAGAAACATTTCCTATTCTGGATGTGTGGCTCAAGTTTTCTCTTTTGTCTTCTTTGTAGGATCTGATTTCTTTCTCCTCACCATCATGGCATATGATAGGTATGTTGCCATTTGCAATCCATTACAATATGAAATGGTGATGAACAGGCAAGCCTGCACACAAATGGTTGCTGGTGTTTGGATCACTGGCCTTTTCTATGGTGCAATGCACACGGGAGGTACCTTCGCAGTtcctttttgctccaatatggtcAATCAGTTCTATTGTGAAATTCCACAATTGCTAAAACTCTCCTGCTCTGACTCATACTTAACTGAAGTTGCCATTCTTGCAATCAGTGCGGCTATAGAGTTAGGGTGTTTTGTCTTCATCATTGTAACATATGTGTTAATCTTCACTGCAGTGCTGAGAATCCCGTCTGTCCAAGGCAGGCAAAAGGCCTTCTCCACCTGCCTCCCACACCTCATTGTGTTTTCTATATTTATATTCACTGGATGGTTTGCCTACCTGAGACCTCCTTCTAGTACTCCATCTGATCTGGATTTGGCATTAACTGTGATATATACCTTTGTTCCACCCATGTTAAATCCAATTATCTAtagcatgagaaacaaagagatcaaGGTTGCCCTAGCAAAGCTATTAGCTGCTGTGTCCTCTTTTCAAGTGTAA